From Saprospiraceae bacterium, one genomic window encodes:
- a CDS encoding GNAT family N-acetyltransferase, which yields MELKWYNKLELLSYTNSPEFKAAGNISISRHRALSYFHNPRSDEHSIVMIHCHENDQLIGYLGILPDELYGYDSNGVWSRHSSFGWLSCIWVHREYQGKGISKLLLEKANEFWKGNLMATEFVPGLKNFYKRSGIFHTSLVIPGIRIYYGSTIADWLPRRNQILHKIKPILHKIDQSINQLLRLRFKPGKDHKKLIQMDGAIPKISEWIGVQNKSNPFYRTSLEFEWMQKYPWIKEKVSDENCDDRYYFSSCARRVKFEQYCATDSSGEYSIYMILFVKDFTLNIPYLLVGKNANPSDISNFISEYMIQNKLELLKIFGEKSCEIFSPRMRGEIFRKKTSREILSPDAFKPLLEKGLDKIQAGDGDCGFT from the coding sequence GTGGAATTAAAATGGTATAACAAATTAGAATTGTTGTCCTACACCAATTCTCCTGAATTCAAAGCTGCGGGCAATATTTCCATTTCTAGACACAGGGCACTGTCCTATTTTCACAACCCAAGATCAGATGAACACTCTATCGTGATGATTCATTGTCATGAGAACGATCAACTGATCGGATATTTGGGAATCTTGCCTGATGAATTGTATGGTTATGATTCCAATGGCGTATGGAGTAGGCATTCTTCATTTGGTTGGTTGTCTTGCATCTGGGTGCATAGAGAATACCAAGGTAAAGGAATTTCGAAATTATTGCTGGAAAAAGCAAACGAATTTTGGAAAGGTAATTTGATGGCCACTGAATTTGTGCCCGGATTAAAAAATTTTTACAAGCGCAGTGGAATATTTCATACCAGTCTTGTTATTCCTGGTATTAGAATTTACTATGGAAGCACCATCGCAGATTGGTTGCCCAGAAGAAATCAAATCTTACATAAAATCAAACCCATACTCCATAAGATCGACCAAAGTATCAATCAATTGCTCCGATTAAGATTCAAACCTGGCAAGGATCATAAGAAATTGATTCAAATGGATGGAGCCATTCCAAAAATTTCTGAATGGATCGGGGTTCAAAATAAATCGAATCCTTTCTATCGGACATCTTTGGAATTTGAATGGATGCAAAAATATCCTTGGATCAAAGAGAAGGTTTCGGATGAAAACTGTGACGATAGATACTATTTTTCCAGTTGTGCGAGGCGGGTCAAATTCGAACAATATTGTGCCACAGATTCGTCCGGAGAATACAGCATTTATATGATTTTATTTGTCAAAGACTTTACATTAAACATTCCCTACCTACTTGTCGGTAAAAATGCCAATCCATCAGACATCAGTAATTTTATTTCAGAATACATGATTCAAAATAAACTCGAATTATTAAAAATATTTGGTGAGAAAAGTTGTGAAATTTTCAGCCCGCGAATGAGGGGAGAAATATTCCGCAAAAAAACCAGCCGCGAAATTTTGTCACCGGATGCATTCAAACCGCTATTAGAAAAAGGGCTGGATAAAATCCAGGCTGGTGATGGTGATTGCGGGTTTACATAA
- a CDS encoding polysaccharide deacetylase family protein encodes MILPFYHTVSNRDLPHIKHLYKVKTVEQFKQDLDFLMKHFNPIRLDECWTFDQNLTHRFLLSFDDGLRECLETVVPILLERNLQAMFFVNSAFVDNRNLFYRFKISLLWEELIKTKVQEQKWSQAKQLLKCKNIEDIHRVLFSIKWEEQQLLDQLAKVLDLNFDEFLLSQKPYLSSQQIQKMYELGFIIGGHSHSHPLYSEIDVSERIAQTEKCMDFIKPYKSDKSVFSFPFTDENIGTISLQKIMEIGKLDHCFGSAGLRDEKMAFLHQRIPMESSGLDAKTVLTYQHIKYALLKTMGRNFINREKWN; translated from the coding sequence ATGATATTGCCTTTTTACCACACGGTCAGTAACAGGGACCTACCCCATATCAAACATTTATACAAAGTCAAGACGGTTGAACAATTCAAACAAGATTTGGATTTTTTGATGAAACATTTTAATCCAATAAGACTGGACGAATGTTGGACCTTTGATCAAAATCTAACCCATAGATTTTTACTTAGCTTTGACGATGGTTTGAGAGAATGTCTGGAAACAGTTGTTCCTATCCTGCTGGAGAGAAATCTACAAGCCATGTTTTTTGTCAACTCAGCCTTTGTTGACAACCGGAATTTATTTTATCGATTTAAAATTTCCCTTCTATGGGAGGAATTGATAAAAACGAAAGTTCAGGAACAAAAATGGAGTCAGGCCAAACAACTTTTAAAGTGTAAGAATATCGAGGATATCCATCGGGTATTGTTTTCCATCAAATGGGAAGAACAACAACTTTTGGATCAATTGGCCAAAGTCCTTGATTTGAATTTTGATGAATTTTTATTAAGCCAAAAGCCCTATCTTAGCTCTCAGCAAATTCAAAAAATGTACGAACTGGGTTTTATAATCGGTGGACACAGTCATTCTCATCCTCTTTATTCTGAAATTGATGTAAGCGAGCGAATAGCACAAACTGAAAAATGCATGGATTTTATTAAGCCATACAAGTCTGATAAATCAGTGTTCTCCTTTCCATTTACCGATGAAAATATAGGTACAATTTCATTACAAAAAATAATGGAAATTGGTAAATTAGACCATTGTTTTGGTTCTGCGGGCTTAAGGGATGAAAAAATGGCTTTTCTACACCAAAGGATCCCCATGGAATCGTCAGGATTGGATGCAAAAACTGTTCTTACTTATCAACATATCAAATATGCATTGTTAAAAACAATGGGTAGAAACTTCATCAACCGAGAGAAGTGGAATTAA
- a CDS encoding DUF3078 domain-containing protein, producing MKKSMFFFLFLFSNVLLFSQTEENRAAQEAERKKKMESATTLGDSEGWQYKSAIGLDLGQLVNINPYVGAGSNRLGLGGALGISAKLKKNLMNWKNDFMLNLSTQRIGSGTVSAGSDKKLPFEKALDILSISSNFGYQIKEASPWSYSADLFLITQFLGSHMDSATKKIYLSEVKEGSYNTTLLSKLFSPVNISFALGMKYQKDPKWYLFLSPAALKTIYIGDQNIANLGVHGTALKENSTTEYEKLWYGLGAVARAGYGGTFLKRLNYSSELILFSDYLDKPKNVDLSWFNSLGIEIFKGLNLQFRTDIFYDDNKLNLITDNSEPGGVKAFTGKRTNLIQQLLISYNRNF from the coding sequence ATGAAAAAATCGATGTTCTTTTTTTTGTTCTTATTTTCAAATGTACTCTTGTTTTCCCAAACCGAAGAAAATAGAGCTGCTCAGGAAGCAGAGAGAAAAAAGAAAATGGAAAGCGCCACGACATTGGGAGATTCCGAAGGATGGCAGTACAAATCTGCCATAGGTTTAGACCTGGGTCAATTGGTCAATATAAATCCTTATGTAGGCGCAGGATCCAACCGATTGGGTCTAGGAGGTGCCTTGGGAATCTCTGCCAAATTGAAGAAGAATCTAATGAACTGGAAGAATGATTTTATGCTAAATCTCAGCACCCAGAGAATTGGATCAGGAACGGTATCTGCTGGTTCAGATAAGAAATTACCCTTTGAAAAAGCCCTGGATATTTTAAGCATATCTTCCAATTTCGGATATCAGATCAAAGAAGCGTCGCCATGGTCCTATTCTGCAGATTTGTTTTTGATCACACAGTTTTTAGGATCTCATATGGATAGTGCGACAAAAAAAATATACCTCTCTGAAGTCAAAGAAGGCAGCTACAATACCACCTTGCTTTCAAAACTTTTTTCGCCTGTCAATATTTCATTTGCCCTTGGGATGAAATACCAGAAGGATCCCAAGTGGTATCTGTTTCTCAGTCCGGCAGCGCTCAAAACCATTTACATTGGTGATCAAAACATAGCCAATCTGGGAGTACATGGCACAGCCTTGAAAGAGAACAGCACGACGGAATATGAAAAATTATGGTATGGGCTTGGTGCCGTAGCACGAGCCGGTTATGGAGGAACCTTTCTGAAAAGATTGAATTACAGCTCTGAGCTCATTCTATTCTCAGATTACCTGGACAAACCAAAAAACGTGGACCTTAGCTGGTTTAATTCTTTGGGTATTGAAATTTTCAAAGGCCTTAATCTTCAATTTAGAACGGATATTTTTTATGACGACAATAAGCTCAATCTAATCACAGACAATAGTGAACCCGGTGGAGTAAAGGCATTTACCGGAAAGAGAACCAATCTCATCCAACAATTATTGATCAGCTACAACCGCAACTTCTAA
- a CDS encoding M28 family peptidase — MVGSSLCFPPSLQSQVQNTDKQAFVIKSFYDEALSKQHSYQWLHYLSEEIGGRIAGSPQSLAAIEFTHQILDTLGADTVWKQTCEVNYWYRGDKEVVRLIGHPKYGDRNFRALALGGSGASPQGGLSGEIIEFTSLDEARTAGNKLKDKIVYFSRPFDNRQLKTFHAYGGAVDQRAYGPSIASKFGAKACIIRSMTGRLDTFPHTGGTLWEEGVKPIPALAISTVDAEFLSQAHLKSPCKLFVETQCEDRGKKTSYSVIAEIRGTEKPDEIILVGGHLDSWDVGGGAHDDGAGCVQSMEVFSIFKNLKYRPRRTLRCVLFMNEENGLAGGKTYAEVSNKNGEFHFAAIESDAGGFTPHGFGFDADSSFIRKYSSYFAKWDDILSPYGLKLTKGGGGADIGLLKSQKGILFGLNPDSQRYFDYHHTEQDRIHAVHPRELALGSAAMASLIYLLDQIP, encoded by the coding sequence ATGGTTGGAAGCAGCTTATGTTTTCCTCCCTCTCTTCAATCTCAGGTGCAAAATACTGACAAGCAAGCTTTTGTTATCAAAAGTTTTTATGACGAAGCATTGTCCAAGCAGCATTCCTATCAATGGTTGCATTATCTTTCTGAAGAAATAGGGGGCCGGATAGCTGGTTCCCCCCAGAGTTTGGCTGCCATTGAATTTACACATCAAATACTGGATACTTTGGGGGCCGATACAGTTTGGAAACAGACCTGTGAAGTAAATTACTGGTATCGCGGCGATAAGGAAGTTGTCCGGTTGATTGGACATCCTAAGTATGGGGATCGCAACTTCAGGGCATTGGCTTTGGGAGGCTCTGGTGCTTCTCCGCAAGGAGGTCTCTCGGGAGAAATCATCGAATTTACAAGCCTGGATGAAGCCAGAACTGCGGGCAATAAGCTTAAGGACAAAATTGTCTATTTCTCCCGGCCCTTTGACAATAGGCAACTGAAAACTTTTCACGCGTATGGTGGTGCTGTTGACCAAAGGGCTTATGGCCCCAGCATTGCCTCCAAATTCGGAGCAAAGGCCTGCATTATTCGATCGATGACAGGAAGACTGGATACATTTCCGCATACGGGTGGTACCTTATGGGAAGAAGGAGTCAAGCCCATTCCGGCCCTGGCGATTAGCACAGTGGATGCCGAATTTCTCAGTCAAGCCCATCTAAAAAGTCCTTGCAAGTTGTTTGTTGAAACCCAATGTGAAGATCGGGGTAAAAAAACATCTTACTCGGTGATTGCAGAGATCCGTGGTACAGAAAAACCAGATGAAATTATTTTGGTAGGTGGACATTTGGATTCATGGGATGTTGGAGGCGGAGCACATGATGATGGAGCGGGTTGTGTACAATCGATGGAAGTGTTTTCAATTTTTAAAAATTTGAAATACCGACCAAGAAGAACTTTAAGGTGTGTTTTATTTATGAATGAAGAAAATGGTTTGGCGGGTGGAAAAACCTATGCAGAAGTATCCAATAAAAATGGTGAATTTCATTTTGCTGCCATTGAAAGTGATGCGGGAGGCTTCACTCCCCATGGCTTTGGATTTGATGCAGACAGCTCCTTCATTAGAAAATACTCTTCTTATTTTGCAAAATGGGATGATATTCTATCTCCCTATGGACTTAAATTGACCAAGGGTGGTGGTGGAGCAGACATTGGTCTCCTCAAAAGTCAAAAAGGAATCTTGTTTGGTTTAAACCCGGATTCCCAAAGATATTTTGATTATCACCATACCGAACAAGATCGGATACACGCGGTTCATCCCCGGGAATTGGCATTGGGCTCAGCAGCTATGGCGAGTCTGATTTACCTACTGGATCAAATTCCATAA
- the mutY gene encoding A/G-specific adenine glycosylase: MGLISPVVFRRKLLRWSEENPRNLPWIGLKDPYPIWISEVILQQTRSAQAVPYYHRFLSEFPDLKSLANSSLDHLLIVWEGLGYYSRARNLHKAAIYIQKELNGKFPTKFEEILNLPGVGEYTASAIASFAYKDTRPVVDGNVIRVLSRICGLELNFYTTKGRKLFYDWAKRYLDAKNPDLYNQAIMNFGATQCIPQQPLCGNCPFMENCLAYAENRIKDLPVKKIRKKPLEANLHYFLVEDVHRCTLVRQRDENGIWKQLFELPGFERDESGTIQQGQMAKFLNGIGIGKNKYKLLKISNYNHQLTHRKLNLHFYWIEFNGSLGQVQTLPFQLASLKNLKKFAFPKIIRLFLDQNLNRGYDK, translated from the coding sequence ATGGGTTTGATATCTCCGGTGGTATTTAGAAGAAAGTTGCTTCGTTGGTCGGAGGAAAATCCAAGAAATCTGCCGTGGATTGGCCTAAAAGATCCATATCCCATCTGGATTTCAGAAGTTATCCTTCAACAAACACGTTCTGCACAGGCAGTGCCTTATTATCATAGATTTTTAAGCGAATTTCCCGATTTGAAAAGTCTGGCAAATTCCTCATTGGATCATCTGCTCATTGTGTGGGAAGGATTGGGATATTATTCGAGGGCGCGAAATCTGCACAAAGCGGCAATTTATATTCAAAAAGAATTAAATGGAAAGTTTCCGACCAAGTTTGAAGAAATCTTAAACCTTCCCGGAGTTGGAGAATATACGGCTTCTGCCATTGCTTCCTTTGCATACAAAGATACTCGTCCGGTAGTAGATGGCAATGTGATCAGAGTTTTGTCGCGTATTTGTGGTCTGGAATTGAATTTTTACACCACAAAAGGTCGTAAACTATTCTATGATTGGGCAAAGAGGTATTTGGATGCAAAAAATCCGGATTTGTACAATCAGGCCATCATGAATTTTGGAGCGACCCAGTGCATTCCTCAGCAACCTTTGTGTGGAAATTGTCCATTTATGGAAAATTGTTTGGCTTACGCAGAAAATCGAATCAAAGATTTGCCGGTGAAAAAAATCCGAAAGAAACCGCTCGAGGCAAACCTGCATTATTTTTTGGTAGAGGATGTCCATCGTTGCACTCTGGTCAGACAAAGAGATGAAAATGGAATTTGGAAGCAGCTCTTTGAACTTCCTGGTTTTGAAAGAGATGAATCTGGAACAATCCAACAAGGTCAAATGGCCAAATTTTTAAATGGAATTGGCATTGGCAAAAACAAGTATAAATTGTTGAAAATCAGCAATTATAATCACCAATTAACCCATCGTAAACTGAATCTACATTTCTATTGGATTGAATTTAATGGATCGCTTGGTCAAGTACAAACCCTTCCATTTCAATTGGCTTCATTAAAAAACTTGAAGAAATTTGCCTTTCCTAAAATAATTCGTCTATTTTTAGACCAAAATCTAAATCGGGGCTATGATAAATAA
- the ssb gene encoding single-stranded DNA-binding protein — protein sequence MINKVLLIGNLGKDPEFKTTESGIVRAHLVIATNDTYKDKSGQIQKKTEWHDVVVWRALAEKARVLRKGMLVYIEGKLSHRKWTDKEGKDHYGTEISVDTLRILEKRENSGGHSQKKDEHRDVSDEIHEEGLHESDEPGY from the coding sequence ATGATAAATAAAGTGTTGCTCATTGGTAATTTGGGAAAAGATCCGGAATTCAAAACCACCGAATCCGGTATTGTGAGAGCACATTTGGTGATTGCGACAAACGATACCTACAAAGACAAGAGCGGTCAGATTCAGAAGAAAACAGAATGGCACGACGTGGTCGTTTGGCGTGCATTGGCTGAGAAGGCAAGGGTTTTAAGAAAAGGCATGCTGGTCTATATTGAGGGAAAACTCAGTCACAGAAAATGGACAGACAAAGAGGGAAAAGATCACTATGGTACTGAAATTTCTGTGGACACATTAAGAATTTTAGAAAAAAGAGAAAACTCCGGAGGACATTCCCAAAAAAAGGATGAACATCGGGATGTTTCAGATGAAATCCATGAAGAGGGATTGCACGAAAGTGATGAACCAGGCTATTGA
- the gldE gene encoding gliding motility-associated protein GldE, with protein sequence MEPSDPYSWSYIFGLLGFWTFDFYAFGLILLFICLIILSGLFSGSEVAFMSLSPADLENLKEEESESSRRVIRLRHRVKNFLALILICNTFVNIGIALLLEHLLSRYIPPESYEGISQWIISQFGMVQVESKSINGIFNFIIAVIGATSIIIFFGEIMPKIYSQIHNIRFAKNMSLPLRILEFFCFPFSYPLVLLSTKVEKHLLERKMGISSTAKEDLDAAIDLAVSDGINNSNQVEMLKGIIKFNDVSVSQIMTSRTAVCGLEITSSFEEVIKTVKENGYSRFPIYVEDFDKITGILYAKDLIAHLDKGNEFEWQSLIRTSLLYVPETRKIHDLLNDFQVKKMHLAIVVDEYGGTSGIVTLEDIMEEIVGEISDEFDDLADLNYTRLDADNYVFEGKTLINDMCRVVGIDLSDMDLHRGSADSIAGLILEHTGEIPKKDQEITLLNIKLKVLSVSKKRIEKIQITTLHL encoded by the coding sequence TTGGAACCATCAGACCCTTATTCGTGGAGTTACATTTTTGGCCTATTGGGCTTTTGGACATTTGATTTTTATGCTTTTGGTTTAATTCTCCTCTTTATTTGTTTGATTATTTTATCTGGTTTGTTCAGTGGCTCAGAAGTCGCGTTTATGTCTTTATCCCCTGCAGATCTTGAAAATCTAAAGGAAGAGGAAAGTGAATCATCCAGAAGGGTAATACGTCTGCGACATAGGGTCAAGAACTTCCTTGCCTTAATTTTGATATGCAATACATTCGTCAACATAGGGATTGCCTTGTTATTGGAACATCTTCTTTCCAGGTATATCCCACCGGAAAGTTATGAGGGAATTTCTCAATGGATCATTTCACAATTTGGGATGGTCCAGGTGGAATCAAAAAGTATCAATGGGATTTTTAATTTTATCATTGCGGTCATTGGAGCCACTTCGATCATCATTTTTTTTGGTGAAATCATGCCCAAGATTTACAGCCAAATTCACAATATCCGATTTGCGAAAAACATGTCCTTGCCTTTGAGAATTCTTGAATTTTTCTGCTTCCCTTTTTCATATCCCTTGGTGCTACTGAGCACAAAAGTCGAAAAGCATCTTCTTGAACGCAAGATGGGCATTAGCAGTACTGCCAAAGAAGATCTTGATGCAGCCATTGATCTGGCGGTAAGTGATGGAATCAACAATTCCAATCAGGTTGAAATGTTGAAGGGTATCATCAAATTTAACGATGTATCAGTATCTCAAATAATGACTTCACGTACAGCCGTGTGTGGATTGGAAATCACTTCCAGTTTTGAAGAAGTGATAAAGACTGTCAAGGAAAACGGATATTCCCGTTTTCCCATTTACGTTGAAGACTTTGATAAGATAACAGGCATTTTATATGCCAAAGATTTGATTGCTCATCTGGACAAAGGCAATGAGTTTGAATGGCAGTCACTGATTCGCACCAGTCTGTTGTATGTTCCGGAAACCAGAAAAATTCATGATTTGCTCAATGACTTTCAGGTAAAAAAAATGCATCTGGCGATTGTGGTAGATGAGTATGGAGGCACATCCGGGATCGTTACCCTTGAAGACATTATGGAGGAAATCGTCGGAGAAATTTCTGATGAGTTTGATGATCTTGCTGATTTAAATTATACCAGACTTGATGCAGATAATTATGTTTTTGAAGGTAAAACATTAATCAATGATATGTGTCGTGTCGTAGGAATAGACTTGTCTGATATGGATTTGCACAGAGGATCTGCAGACAGCATCGCGGGATTGATTTTAGAACACACCGGTGAAATACCCAAGAAGGATCAGGAGATAACTTTGCTCAACATCAAACTGAAAGTCCTTTCTGTCAGCAAAAAAAGGATTGAGAAAATTCAAATCACCACTCTTCATCTATGA
- a CDS encoding fused MFS/spermidine synthase: protein MLFRRWLSYLMDVLIESRQSELNPDLKLYWSSGRYKLVTKGAVYSFEDKYTNFLKAFQLIKTEIPQLQTVLVLGLGIGSIPQMLRQIYHSDAEITAIELDKSIIELYEKYISAKFTKKIQIIHEDGLQFAENHVGQYDLICMDIFVDSKVPSEFLSTSFAENLKKMLSPNGILIFNRLAENEKDEKENEIFFQNIFLPAFPSASILKLEANWMMIGRKDI from the coding sequence ATGTTGTTCCGTCGTTGGTTGAGTTATCTGATGGATGTCCTCATCGAATCGAGACAATCCGAATTAAATCCGGATTTGAAGTTGTATTGGTCTTCGGGGAGATACAAATTGGTCACAAAAGGAGCCGTGTATTCTTTTGAAGACAAATACACCAATTTTCTCAAAGCTTTTCAATTGATAAAAACTGAAATACCCCAGCTCCAAACGGTGCTTGTTTTAGGCTTGGGTATAGGCAGTATTCCGCAAATGCTTCGACAAATCTATCATTCAGATGCAGAGATAACCGCGATTGAACTGGACAAAAGCATCATTGAGCTTTATGAAAAATACATCTCAGCCAAGTTTACAAAAAAAATCCAGATTATCCATGAAGATGGGCTGCAGTTTGCTGAAAATCACGTTGGACAATATGATCTCATTTGTATGGACATCTTTGTGGACTCCAAAGTGCCATCAGAATTTTTGAGCACTTCCTTTGCGGAAAATCTAAAAAAAATGCTTTCGCCAAATGGTATTTTGATTTTTAACAGACTTGCAGAAAATGAAAAGGACGAAAAGGAAAATGAAATTTTCTTCCAAAATATTTTTTTACCCGCTTTTCCATCTGCCAGCATACTGAAGCTTGAGGCTAACTGGATGATGATTGGAAGAAAGGATATTTAG
- the metG gene encoding methionine--tRNA ligase — protein MGPVRHLVTAALPYANGPLHIGHLAGAYLPADVYVRFMRLMDKDIVFICGSDEHGAAITMRAVKEGIGPQEIIDKYHKLFESTFKGIGISFDYYGRTSDKIHHESSQEFFRVLHQKGVFEEKESEQYFDEKLQQFLADRYITGTCPKCNYDSAYGDQCEQCGSSLNPTDLIHPKSVLSGETPVFKKTTHWYLPLEKDELWLREFIEDGKLDEREHHDPSKWKTHVTGQCRSWLENGLQSRAMTRDLDWGVDVPQEIAGSKGKKLYVWMDAPIGYISATKQWAQDHQKNWKDYWMNPDTELIHFIGKDNIVFHCIIFPALLKAHGDFILPSNVPANQFMNLEDQKISTSRNWAIWVHEYLTDLAGHEDALRYYLIKNMPEQKDSEFTWKGFQDAYNNELVNNLSNFVHRVLVLTHKYYDGFVSDFDQDAIFTGVAPDDMGGFHDTECLYLFDKLDELNQYHRDFDFRAALKCLMEISSQGNQLLQLNEPWKNQKEDPEMVEVVMNLALHYVTALSVAMHPFLPFASNKLRHILNLPDIQSGDLLQMMDRLAEGERLLPTGHKLNAAEYLFTKIDDATIQKQIDKLHQPNMDQSDQPPNNFVPQKNEITYDEFMKMDIRTARILEAEAIPKADKLLKLQLDLGYEKRMVVSGIAEHFKPEEILGKEVLILANLAPRTIRGIESRGMILMAEKEDGKLSFVSPEKNWPCGYTVK, from the coding sequence ATGGGACCTGTCCGCCATTTAGTTACTGCAGCACTGCCTTATGCCAATGGGCCGCTGCATATAGGACATTTGGCAGGCGCCTATTTGCCGGCAGATGTTTATGTTCGATTCATGAGGTTGATGGACAAGGACATTGTATTTATTTGTGGTTCTGATGAGCACGGTGCTGCCATCACCATGAGGGCGGTGAAAGAAGGCATCGGTCCCCAGGAGATCATTGACAAATACCACAAACTCTTTGAATCCACTTTTAAAGGAATTGGAATTTCCTTTGACTATTATGGTCGAACTTCAGACAAAATTCATCATGAATCCTCGCAGGAGTTTTTTAGAGTCTTACATCAAAAAGGGGTTTTTGAAGAAAAGGAGTCTGAGCAATATTTTGATGAAAAACTCCAGCAATTTTTAGCGGACAGATATATTACAGGTACCTGTCCTAAATGCAATTATGATTCCGCCTATGGTGACCAGTGCGAGCAGTGTGGAAGTTCTTTGAATCCAACAGACCTTATTCATCCCAAATCCGTGCTCAGTGGAGAAACACCTGTATTTAAAAAAACCACCCATTGGTACCTGCCTTTGGAAAAGGATGAGCTATGGTTGCGAGAATTTATTGAGGATGGAAAACTTGATGAAAGAGAACATCACGATCCATCCAAATGGAAAACCCATGTCACAGGTCAGTGCAGATCGTGGCTTGAAAATGGTCTTCAATCCCGTGCCATGACCAGAGATTTGGATTGGGGTGTGGATGTACCGCAAGAAATAGCAGGAAGCAAAGGAAAGAAACTTTATGTGTGGATGGATGCACCGATTGGTTATATCTCAGCTACCAAACAATGGGCCCAGGATCATCAAAAAAACTGGAAAGATTATTGGATGAATCCAGACACGGAACTCATCCATTTTATTGGAAAAGACAACATCGTTTTTCATTGCATTATTTTTCCGGCTCTGTTAAAAGCGCATGGAGATTTTATTCTTCCTTCCAATGTACCTGCGAATCAGTTTATGAATTTGGAAGATCAGAAGATCTCAACCTCACGCAATTGGGCCATCTGGGTACACGAATATCTCACTGATCTGGCCGGTCACGAAGATGCCCTTCGGTATTATCTCATCAAGAATATGCCCGAACAAAAAGACAGTGAATTTACCTGGAAGGGATTTCAAGATGCTTACAACAATGAGTTGGTCAATAATTTATCCAATTTTGTGCACAGGGTGTTGGTGCTAACCCACAAATATTACGATGGATTTGTAAGCGATTTTGATCAGGATGCTATTTTCACCGGAGTGGCTCCGGATGACATGGGGGGATTTCATGATACCGAATGTCTTTATCTGTTTGACAAGTTGGACGAGTTAAATCAATATCACAGGGATTTTGATTTCAGGGCGGCTTTAAAATGTCTGATGGAAATATCCAGCCAGGGTAACCAATTGCTGCAGCTCAACGAACCCTGGAAAAATCAAAAAGAAGATCCAGAAATGGTCGAAGTGGTTATGAATTTAGCACTTCATTATGTGACAGCTTTATCAGTTGCCATGCATCCTTTTTTACCATTTGCTTCCAATAAATTGCGTCACATTCTCAACTTGCCTGACATTCAATCCGGCGATCTTCTTCAAATGATGGATCGACTTGCAGAAGGGGAACGTCTGTTGCCCACTGGGCATAAATTAAATGCCGCTGAATACCTTTTTACCAAAATAGATGACGCTACCATCCAAAAACAAATAGACAAACTTCATCAACCAAATATGGACCAAAGCGATCAGCCACCCAATAATTTTGTTCCGCAAAAAAATGAGATCACATATGATGAATTCATGAAAATGGACATACGCACCGCTCGTATTCTGGAAGCAGAGGCCATCCCAAAAGCCGATAAATTGCTGAAGTTACAGCTGGATCTAGGATATGAAAAAAGAATGGTGGTCAGTGGCATTGCAGAGCATTTTAAGCCAGAAGAAATTTTGGGTAAAGAAGTTTTAATCCTGGCAAACCTGGCTCCGAGAACCATCCGGGGTATTGAATCCAGAGGTATGATTCTGATGGCAGAAAAAGAGGATGGCAAACTCTCTTTCGTGTCTCCCGAAAAAAACTGGCCCTGCGGTTACACGGTCAAATAA